CACCGCTTCAATTTCTATGGGTGTAAGGGGCCCCTGCCACTGGCGAGAGCGGAGCGTGTTTTGCAGAGAACCTAACCAATCGGCCATATCGTTGTGTGACCGATGCTCCCCTGAGGTGTAGCGGACACGATGGGGCTCCCTCAAGGCTCGCCAGATGGCCCGGCAGAGCCCTTCCCAGCGGCCGGTGGCCCTCTGAAACAAAGGGACATTAGTCTGTTGGGTGTTTTTCCCCATGCAGTGGTCTCCGTTACCCATGGATTTGTGTATGCGGTCGGTCATAGCCAGGGCGGGGCGTTTTTCTCTTTTATTACCCTTTGTGGGGGAATCTTTGGGGTAACCTTTTTACTGAATGGGTTTAGCCGTATATCCCGCATCGGCAATGGTCGAAATGATTTCTTCCGCCGGCGCTTCCGATTCCACTTCTACCCGTTTGCCCGCCACATCGATGGACCATGCCTGAGCC
The window above is part of the Treponema sp. J25 genome. Proteins encoded here:
- a CDS encoding heavy-metal-associated domain-containing protein; this encodes MKYVFSVPDMSCNHCKMHIEASLKEWGKAQAWSIDVAGKRVEVESEAPAEEIISTIADAGYTAKPIQ